CGCTCGGAGGAAAGAGCTTAGCGCCTGTAACAGAAATGAAAAGAGCGCCCGATGCACATCGGACGCTCTTTTCTTACATGCAGTTTGCGTCAGAACGCAAATCAGTCGTCGCGACGCTCGGGCGGCGCGAGGCTTTCGATGCCACGGAGCAGCTCTTCTTCGCTCATGGTATCGAAGCTCATCGAATCATCGTCGCTGGCGCTTTCGATCTGAGGCGCAGCATGGCTCTCAGGCTCGTCGACCTCGACATATTTCTGAAGCGAGTGGATCAGATCTTCACGCAGATCATCAGGCGAGATGGCGCCGTCGCCGATTTCACGCAGCGCAACAACGGGGTTTTTGTCGTTGTCGCGCGAGACGGTGATCTGGGCCCCCGACGAAATCATGCGCGCACGATGCGCAGCCATGAGAACGAGATCGAAGCGATTGTCGATCTTTTCAATGCAGTCTTCAACGGTGACGCGGGCCACGGACGTCTCCAAAATTTATGGAATGAGCGCTTCCCATACACGAGCCTGTCACAGGACACAAGGATAGCGTGCCCTCCCCTGCCCGCGCTTCACGAAATCGCGCTTAATCTTGCCAGTGCGATAAAAACATGTCACGTCTCGACAATTAAGACTTTCTGCGGAATTTAAGAGATCTTATAGACCGACTTTCCGTAATCGCGCCGTTGCCAGTTGATTGAGGGTTTTCAGATGAGCATCGACCCAAACGAAAAAATCGTCCTGTTTATCGATGGCGCCAATCTTTATGCGACATCGAAAGCGATTGGCATCGACATCGACTACCGGCGCTTGCTGGCCGAGTTCAAAGCCAAGGCGTTCCTGCTCCGCGCCAATTACTACACCGCGCTAGTTGAAGATCAGGAATATTCCTCAATCCGCCCGCTGATTGACTGGCTTGACTATAACGGCTTCACCGTGGTGACCAAGCCCGCCAAGGAATTCACCGACGCCACAGGCCGCCGCAAGGTCAAAGGCAATATGGATATCGAGCTGTGCGTGGACGCGCTCGAACTGGCCCCACACTACGATCACATGGTGCTGTTCTCTGGCGACGGCGACTTCACCGCTCTGGTTAAGTCGCTGCAGCGCATGGGCAAGCGGGTCACCGTGGTGTCCACACTGACCTCCTCGACCCCAATGATTTCGGACGATCTGCGGCGCCAGGCCGACTTTTTCATCGATGTGGCTGATCTGGCCAAGGCCGTCGGCCGCCCACCGGTAACGCGCCCGGTTCAGGTGCCCATGCCGGCCGACGAGTGATGTCGAAAGCCTGACGCGGCTACACTAGCCGCGCCCGCCTTCTTTCATGATGCGGGATTTGTCGCGATTCCAGTCGCGATTGCGCTCGGTTTCGCGCTTGTCGTAGTTCTTCTTGCCCTTGCCCACGCCAATAAGCAGCTTGGCAAAACCCTGATCGTTGAAGAACAGCTTGAGCGGCACGATGGTGTTGCCGGCGCGCGAAACTTCCTGATCGAGATGAGCGAGCTGCTTGCGCGAGACAAGCAGCTTTCTGCGGCGCTTTTCTTCGTGATTGAAGCGGTTCGCCTGCAGGTATTCAGGGATATGCGCGTTGATCAACCATAACTCCCCGCCCTCGGGTGAGGCGTAGGATTCGGTGATCTGAGCCTTGCCCAGACGCAGCGACTTGACCTCGGTGCCGGTCAACACAATGCCGGCCTCCATGGTTTCGCCAATAGCGTAGTCATAGCGCGAACGGCGGTTTTCAGCCACGAGACCGTGGCTGATCACACCGTTTTTCGATTTATCGTTCTTTGGAGCCATAGGCTTTAGATAAGACCTGCATGGGCCATTGCAAAGTCCATGGCCTCCTGGGTGGACTTTGAAATGGGTACGAGTGGCAGGCGCATTTCGTTTGCGCACAGGTTCAGCCGGTTGGCGACGTACTTGGCGGGCGCCGGATTTGGCTCCATGAACAGATCCCGGTGCAGGTAGACGAGCTTGTCATGGATCGCCAGTGCATCGGGGAAATTACCCGCGAGCGACAATTCCTGCATCTGCGAACTCATGCGGGGCGCCACGTTGGCGGTCACCGAGATACAACCATTGCCGCCATAGGCGTTGAAGGCGAGCGAGGTCATGTCATCGCCAGAGAGCAGGATAAAGTCCTTGCCCAACTTGGCGCGCTGCATGCTGGTGCGTTCAAGATTACCGGTCGCATCCTTGACGCCGATAATGTTGGGATGAGCCTCGTGCAGACGGGCAATGGTATCGACGGTCAGGTCAACAATCGTGCGACCGGGTACGCTGTACAGGATAATTGGAATCCCTACCGCACTGGCCACAGCCGAAAAGTGCTGAAACAGGCCTTCCTGATTGGGCTTGTTGTAGTAAGGCACAACGGAAAGCACGGCGTCCGCACCGGTCGCCTCTGCGAACTTGGCCAAGGAGACGGCTTCGGCGGTTGCGTTGGAGCCGGCGCCAGCAAGAACAGGCACACGCTTATTGGCAACTTCAACGCAGATTTCGACAACGCGACGATGCTCTTCATGGCTGACGGTCGGGCTTTCACCGGTCGTGCCAACTGGCACCAAGCCGTGACTGCCCTGCTCGATCTGCCATTCGACAAAGCTGGCGAAGGCTTTCTCATCGACAATCCCATTACGCATGGGAGTGATGAGCGCCGGTATCGATCCTCGCAGCATTTGTCGAAATTTCCTTGGTTTAGAGTGCTACGGCGGTGCCGCAGCAGATGGTTTGAACCGGCAATGCTGCCGATTTTTTGACGCTGCACCATAGTTTTTATCAAATCACACCACAACGCCTAGTTGTGGCCCAGATGACGGCAAAATGACATCCGATGCGATTGCCGTCGGCGTTCCGCTGCGAAAACCGGTGTGAACGAGCGCGTTTGACTAAAATTGCTTGAGACCGCTCCCCCGCTGCCGCTAGATGGGGACACTCGAAAGTTGCCCCATATGCCCCGCCCCAGAAGCATTCCTGACAATCACCCAGCCTTTGCCGACCTGCCAATCATCCATGTGTCCGTGGCTGGCGGTGTGCGGGCAGCGGTGCATGTGCGCGGCGAGCTTTCAAGCCAAAGCCTGCCGATCGTTTGCATTCCGGGCTATCAGCGCAATATGAGCGATTTCACCGCGTTCGCCGACGATTTCGGCCGCCTCGGCAATGCAGCGCCAGTGGTGCTGCTGGACCTGCCAGGGCGCGGACGGGCCGATAACCGCCAGCACGCTGGGGACTACAGTTCGCTGGTCGATGCGCGCGACGTGGCTGCAGTCCTGGCGGCGCTGGGCATTGAGCGCGCGGTGATCCTTGGACAGGGGCAAGGCGGACAGGTGGCCATGGCACTGGCCACGGCTCATCCACTGCTGGTGGCAGGCACGATATTGCTGGATTCCGGCCCCGTTACGGATTCGCGAGGCATAGTGCGGTTGCGCAGCAATCTTGAACATATCGAAGCCCTGCGCGGCGCCAAGTCGGTAGCGGCAGGATTTCGACGCGTTCTGGGCGGCGACTATCCAGGCCTGCCGGTCGAGCAGCTCGATAAGCTAATCGGGCGGAGCCACTATCTCGACAAACGCGGACGCGCCCAACCCCTTTATGACAAGCGCCTGATGGATGCTCTGGCCGACATCAACTTCGACGATGTGCTGACTGCGCAGTGGCCACTTTTCGACGCGCTTGGTTGCGCCTCCCTGATGCTGCTGCGTACCCAGTTGACCGACCAGTTGCGTCGCGAAACTTTTGACGAGATGGTGCGACGGCGCCCAGACGCTGTTGCGCTGACCATTTCGGGCCAAGGCTCTCCTGCCCTATTCGACCAACGCGAAGAAATTGAAGCGGTCGCCAAATTCGTCGCCAAAATTGGCGCTGTAGTGAAGACGCGTGCGGCCTAGGCACTGGCCCGTGTTTCGGAAATGAATTCGGCGGCCTGCTCAACCCAGCGTTCGCGCGCAATGCGTCCGCGCAGGACCAGCTTCTTGTCGATCCAGTTGGTGTTGGTCTTGGACCAGGCAGCAATCTGATCGAAGTGATAAACGCCCAACTCGTTGAGCGACGCCTCGATCTTTGGCCCAATACCCTTGATAAGCTTCAGATTATCGGCACCGCCGGGACGCGGGGCCTTGATCGAGGCTGGCTTGGGCCCCGTCCGCTTGGCAGCGGACTTCTGCGCGGCCTTGTTTGGCTTGCGTGTGGCGATAATGGCAGGTGGCGCTGGATCATTGGAGGCAGCCCGCGCCAGACGCGCCGCCGAGGACATGACCCGTTTGGGCGCTGCATCGGCTGCCCGCGCGGCAGCGATGGCTTCGGGTGTCACTATGCGGGTTCCGCGGCCAGCATGAAGAACCCAACGGACGCCATACCCGAGGACGCAGCCGAACAGATAGGCAGCGAGAAACAGAAGCGTGGTTTCCAGGACATGGGTAAGGTTTGTCATGGCCGGCTGGTCACGACTTGGGCGCAGTGAAACTGCGCCATCCCACCACCGTACCGATAATGGCCACGACAGTCAGATAGGGCCAATAGTATCCGAGCAAAAAAACCACTGAATCCCAGCTCATCGCCCATCACCGCTATAGTGTTGTGCCCGGTCAGAAGCGCTCATCGCTCACCGTCACCACGATGCGTCGGTTGAGGCGCTTGCCTGCGCTGGTGCCGTTATCGGCGATCGGCTTGGTTTCTCCATAACCGAGAGCGTAGAGGCGTTGCGGATCGATGCCCCGCTCGACCAATGCGGTAACCACAGCCTCTGCCCGTGCCACGGACAGGCCCAGATTGAGGCGGGCGTCGCCATCGGCGTCGGTGTGGCCTTCAATCCGGATCAGCGCATCCGGACACTCCGCCAGAATGATGACCAGTTCATCGAGCGCAATCTCGGACTCGTTGGCGATCAGCGCAGCGCCTGACTGGAACAGAATGGCATTGCGACCGGAGAAATCAGCGATAGGCCCCACACAGGCCGAGATATCGACCTTATCGGCCGCGGGCGTCGCCACAGGCTGGACCGCAGCGACGGGTTCATCAAGCACGGGCTCGGGCGCCGCAATGTCGGCGGTCCATGTCG
The DNA window shown above is from Devosia litorisediminis and carries:
- the rpoZ gene encoding DNA-directed RNA polymerase subunit omega, whose protein sequence is MARVTVEDCIEKIDNRFDLVLMAAHRARMISSGAQITVSRDNDKNPVVALREIGDGAISPDDLREDLIHSLQKYVEVDEPESHAAPQIESASDDDSMSFDTMSEEELLRGIESLAPPERRDD
- a CDS encoding NYN domain-containing protein, translating into MSIDPNEKIVLFIDGANLYATSKAIGIDIDYRRLLAEFKAKAFLLRANYYTALVEDQEYSSIRPLIDWLDYNGFTVVTKPAKEFTDATGRRKVKGNMDIELCVDALELAPHYDHMVLFSGDGDFTALVKSLQRMGKRVTVVSTLTSSTPMISDDLRRQADFFIDVADLAKAVGRPPVTRPVQVPMPADE
- the smpB gene encoding SsrA-binding protein SmpB, translated to MAPKNDKSKNGVISHGLVAENRRSRYDYAIGETMEAGIVLTGTEVKSLRLGKAQITESYASPEGGELWLINAHIPEYLQANRFNHEEKRRRKLLVSRKQLAHLDQEVSRAGNTIVPLKLFFNDQGFAKLLIGVGKGKKNYDKRETERNRDWNRDKSRIMKEGGRG
- the dapA gene encoding 4-hydroxy-tetrahydrodipicolinate synthase — protein: MLRGSIPALITPMRNGIVDEKAFASFVEWQIEQGSHGLVPVGTTGESPTVSHEEHRRVVEICVEVANKRVPVLAGAGSNATAEAVSLAKFAEATGADAVLSVVPYYNKPNQEGLFQHFSAVASAVGIPIILYSVPGRTIVDLTVDTIARLHEAHPNIIGVKDATGNLERTSMQRAKLGKDFILLSGDDMTSLAFNAYGGNGCISVTANVAPRMSSQMQELSLAGNFPDALAIHDKLVYLHRDLFMEPNPAPAKYVANRLNLCANEMRLPLVPISKSTQEAMDFAMAHAGLI
- a CDS encoding alpha/beta fold hydrolase, which produces MPRPRSIPDNHPAFADLPIIHVSVAGGVRAAVHVRGELSSQSLPIVCIPGYQRNMSDFTAFADDFGRLGNAAPVVLLDLPGRGRADNRQHAGDYSSLVDARDVAAVLAALGIERAVILGQGQGGQVAMALATAHPLLVAGTILLDSGPVTDSRGIVRLRSNLEHIEALRGAKSVAAGFRRVLGGDYPGLPVEQLDKLIGRSHYLDKRGRAQPLYDKRLMDALADINFDDVLTAQWPLFDALGCASLMLLRTQLTDQLRRETFDEMVRRRPDAVALTISGQGSPALFDQREEIEAVAKFVAKIGAVVKTRAA